One genomic segment of Candidatus Eisenbacteria bacterium includes these proteins:
- a CDS encoding type II secretion system protein has translation MNTGNTRIQEKTLPRSRETTRVSPRLTVREEVVIPGTTISGFSMVELMIVMVVIGILAAIAIPNYALMTSRAKESSVKESAHTVQLAAELYALENRGTYSDADEGSIVANIIPLLPGQQRLKNVFTGGRTEPVVGPAANPGEVGYEARVNVGVNVGCTITGFGGTGTVISLTGGS, from the coding sequence ATGAACACTGGCAACACACGGATTCAGGAAAAGACTCTCCCTCGCTCTCGAGAAACGACACGCGTTTCACCACGCCTGACCGTTCGAGAAGAAGTCGTCATTCCCGGAACGACCATTTCGGGGTTTTCCATGGTCGAGCTCATGATCGTCATGGTCGTGATAGGGATACTGGCGGCCATAGCCATCCCAAACTACGCTCTGATGACGAGCAGGGCGAAGGAATCCAGTGTCAAAGAGAGCGCCCACACGGTGCAGCTTGCCGCAGAGCTTTATGCGCTTGAGAACCGGGGGACATACTCAGACGCAGACGAGGGCTCCATCGTCGCCAACATAATCCCGCTTTTGCCCGGGCAGCAACGACTCAAGAACGTATTCACCGGCGGCAGGACTGAACCCGTTGTCGGCCCCGCGGCCAATCCCGGCGAGGTCGGCTACGAGGCGAGGGTGAATGTGGGGGTGAACGTGGGCTGCACGATCACCGGCTTCGGCGGCACAGGGACGGTCATCAGTCTGACAGGTGGCTCCTAG
- a CDS encoding glutaminyl-peptide cyclotransferase: protein MRHPKTNVSITSFIAGVPATSAALVVRVAPTLLVAALTAALVFAVCSCSSSPQGKDSEASADSLRARLTPGRSAPAYTYRIVNTYPHARDAFTQGLVLENGVLYEGTGNYGSSTLRKVDVKTGRVLQIRELPPGYFGEGITVYGKRIFQLTWQSHVGFVYDKVSFNLLREFRYPTEGWGITHDESRLIMSDGTSLLHFLDPETLEETGRIQVKDAGSPVSGLNELEYVRGVVYANVWPTERVAMISPQTGLVVGWIELEGLLTRDDLTQPVDVLNGIAYDSKRSRLFVTGKWWPKLFEIEIVRKQDRTGDSRGSQ, encoded by the coding sequence ATGCGCCATCCGAAGACAAACGTTTCTATCACATCGTTTATCGCGGGCGTTCCTGCAACCTCTGCCGCTCTCGTCGTCCGCGTCGCCCCAACCCTTCTCGTCGCTGCCCTCACGGCGGCGCTGGTGTTCGCCGTCTGTTCCTGCTCCAGCTCTCCGCAGGGCAAAGATTCTGAAGCCTCTGCCGATTCGTTACGTGCCAGACTTACTCCAGGCCGCAGTGCTCCCGCTTACACGTACAGAATCGTGAATACTTACCCTCACGCCCGAGATGCATTTACGCAGGGATTGGTTCTTGAGAACGGCGTTCTGTACGAGGGCACAGGCAACTACGGGAGTTCGACGCTGCGCAAGGTGGACGTCAAGACGGGGAGGGTACTACAAATCCGTGAACTGCCGCCCGGGTATTTCGGAGAAGGCATAACCGTCTATGGCAAGAGGATCTTTCAACTCACGTGGCAATCGCACGTCGGGTTCGTGTACGACAAAGTTAGCTTCAATCTCCTCCGAGAGTTCCGTTATCCAACCGAAGGCTGGGGCATCACGCACGACGAATCCCGCCTGATCATGAGCGACGGCACGTCCCTACTCCACTTCCTTGATCCCGAGACCCTCGAAGAGACCGGCCGGATTCAGGTGAAGGACGCCGGCAGCCCAGTAAGCGGCCTTAACGAACTGGAGTACGTGCGTGGGGTCGTCTACGCGAACGTCTGGCCGACCGAGCGCGTCGCGATGATCTCACCTCAAACGGGACTCGTGGTTGGGTGGATAGAACTGGAAGGGCTCTTGACTCGCGATGATCTGACTCAGCCGGTGGATGTTCTCAACGGCATCGCGTACGACTCAAAGCGAAGTAGGCTGTTTGTCACGGGGAAGTGGTGGCCCAAGCTTTTCGAGATCGAGATTGTCAGGAAGCAGGATCGGACTGGAGATAGTCGCGGCAGCCAGTAA